CGGGGCGTGTCGTGCGGGTGAGGTTGTCCTTGGGGATGTCCGCGTACGGGCAGCGCGGGTTGAAGGCGCAGCCGGAGGGGACGTTGATCAGCGACGGCGGCTGGCCCTTGACGGGGATCAGCCGCTCGGTCTGCTCACGGTCGATGCGCGGCATCGAGGTGAGCAGGCCCCAGGTGTACGGGTGCTGGGCCTCGTAGAAGACCTTCTCCGCCGGGCCGCGCTCGATGCACCGGCCGCCGTACATCACCAGGAGCTCGTCGGCCATCTCCGCCACGACCCCGAGGTCGTGGGTGATCATGATGACGGCGGAGCCGAACTCCTTCTGCAGGTCCCGGATCAGGTCCAGGATCTGCGCCTGGACGGTGACGTCCAGGGCGGTGGTCGGCTCGTCGGCGATGAGCAGTTCCGGGTTGTTGACCAGGGCCATCGCGATCATGGCGCGCTGGCGCATACCGCCGGAGAACTCGTGCGGATGGGAGTCGACCCGCTTGTGCGGCTCGGGGATGCCGACCCGGTCGAGCATCTCGATGGCACGGGTGCGGGCGGTCTTCTTGCTGACCTTGTTGTGGACCCGGTAGGCCTCCACGATCTGCGAGCCGACCGAGAAGTACGGGTGCATCGCGGAGAGCGGATCCTGGAAGATCATCGCCATCTTGCGGCCGCGCAGTTCGCGCACCCGGGTGTCGGACGCGCCGATCAGCTCCTCGCCGTCCAGCCAGACCTCGCCGGAGATGCGGGCGTTGGGGGCCGTGCGGTGCAGGCCGAGCACGCCGAGCGAGGTGACGGACTTGCCGGAGCCGGACTCGCCGACGATGCCGAGGGTCTGTCCGGGCTTCACGTCGAAGCTGACGCCGTCGACCGACTTCACCAGACCGTCGTCGGTCTGGAAGTGGATGCGCAGATCCCGTACGGAGAGGAAGGCCTCGTCGGAACGCCGGCCGGCCACCGGCTCGCCCGGCGCCTCGGTCTTGGAAACCTCAGTCACGAGAGCCTCACCCTGGGGTCGATGGCGGCGTACACCAGATCCACCAGCAGATTGCAGATGACGATGAAGAAGGCGGCGACGAGGGTCACGCCCATGACGATCGGAAGGTCGTTCTCCTGCACGCTCTTGATGGCGTACTGGCCGAGTCCGGGGAAGGAGAACACGGTCTCGGTGATGACGGCGCCTCCGACCAGCAGACCGAAGTCCATGCCGAAGATGGTGACGATCGGGGTGAGCGCGGCCCGCAGACCGTGCTTGCCGATGACCCGGCTCTCCTTGAGGCCCTTGGCGCGGGCCGTACGGATGTAGTCCTCGCCCATCGTCTCCAGCATCCCGGCTCTGGTGATGCGGGCGTAGAGCGCGGAGTAGAGGAAGGCCAGGGAACACCACGGGATCAGCAGGTTCCACGCCCAGTCCAGTGGACTGTCCATGAAGGGCACGTAGTTGACGGCTTCCCAGACGGGCCACTGCACCGTCAGCACGCCCAGCGCGAGCATGCCGGTGAAGAAGATCGGCAGGGAGACACCCGCGAGCGCGACGCCCATGAAGACGCGGTCCAGGATCGAGCCCCGCTTGAGCGCGGAGACGACACCGATCGCCACACCGCTGACCAGCCAGATCGCCGCAGCGCCGATGGCCAGCGAGAACGTGATCGGGATGCGCGCGGTCAGCTCGGGCCAGACCTCGACGTGGTTCTTGAAGGAGTAGCCGAAGCACGGCACACCACAGTGCGTGACCTCGGGGCCGAACTTGAAGTCGGCGCCCACGAAGATCTGCTTGATGAAGTGCCAGTACTGGATGTACAGCGGCTGGTCGAGGCCGAGGTTCTGCTTGACGGCGAGGATGGACTGCGGATTGGCGTCCTTGCCCACGTACTGGGCTGCCAATTGGTCCATCGTCTGCCCGGCAAGTCGGGGGACGAGGAAGAAGATCGCGAAGGTGACTGCGCTGACGATCAACAGCAGCAGTACCGCGCCGAAGACGCGTCGGATGATGTACGCAGCCACAGCTATCCGGCGCCGGTATCTGCTCGCCGGGGGTTACCCGTGCGTCTCGACACCGTGCCTTCACCTGCCTTTCGGGACAATTCTGAGGGGTTCGGAGGCCGCTCCCCGGGCCGCGTGCGCGGCCCGGGGAGCGGGACCGTTCCTACTTGGCGGAACCCATCAGCACGTAGTCGTACATGCCGAGGTAGGCCTGGGTGATCGTGACGTTCGTCGCGGACACCGGGCGGAGCAGCAGGTTCTTGCGGTAGATCAGCGGCACGGCGGTGGCGCCTTCGGCGACAGCACGGTCGACGTTGGCCCAGGCCTTCGCACGGGCGGCGTCGTCGGTGGTGGCGATACCGTCGTTGAGCAGCTTGTTGATCTTCGGGTCGTTCAGTTCCTGGACGTTGTTACCACCGGACGGCTTGATGGCCGAGCCGTTGATGATCTGGTCCAGGAAGCCGAAGCCGGTCGGCCAGTCGGCACCCCAGGCGCTCATGATCATGCCGAGCTTGTTGGCGTGCACGTAGCTCGGGTTGCCCGCGAAGTTCTGGAAGTACTTGCCGGCCGGGAAGCTCTTGATCTCGGCGTTGATGCCGATCTTCTTGAGCGAGGCCTGCACCGCGGTGACCATGGACATCTCGGCGGGGCGGTCGGAGCGGGCCGAGATCTTGGTGTCGAAGCCGTTCGGCTTGCCACACTGCTTCAGCTCGTCCTTGGCCTTGGCCTCGTCGCCCTTGTGGCCGGCGGACTCGTACTGGTCGAACTTCTCGTAGCCGTTGACCGTCGGCGGCAGCAGGGTCGTCGCGACGTCACCCTTGGGGTCGCCACCCTGGGCGGCCTGGACCGACGCCTTGTCGATGCCCCACTGCACGGCCTTGCGGCAGTGGATGTTGTCGAACGGCTTCACGTTGACGTTCAGACCGATGTACGAGGTGGCGCCCGCGTACGAGTTGTCGGTCTGCTTCTTCAGGTTGGGCTTGGTCAGCACGTCCGGCTGGGTCGCCGGGGCGACACCGGTGCCGGCACCGTCAACGGTGATGTTGTCGGAGATCAGGTTGTTGTCGACCGTCTCCTGCTTGACCTTGAAGCGCACCGTCACCTTGTCCGGCAGGGCCGGGCGCAGCGGGTCGCTCTTCGCGTCCCAGTTCTTGTTGCGGACGAGGGTCGCGCCGCGGCCCGCGTCGTAGGACTCGAACTTGTACGGGCCCGAGGAGACGATGCCCTTGACGTAGTCGGCACCCTTGTCCTTCGCCGCCGGCACGGGGGCCGTCTGCGAGAACGTCGCCAGGTAGTCGAAGTCCGCGAAGGCGTCCTTCAGCTTGAAGACGATCGTGGAGTCGTCCGGCGTCTCGATGGAGGCGATGCCGTCCGGGTTCTTGTCCTTGTACGGACCCTGGTACTTGTCGCCGCCGACGAGGTGTGCCTTGAAGTACGTCGGGCCGTTGGACAGGGCCTCGGGCGCGAAGTTGGAGCGCTCGACGGCGTACTTGATGTCCTTCGAGGTGATCGGGGTCCCGTCCTCGAACTTGAGACCCTTCTTCAGCGTGTACGTCCAGGTCTTCGCGTCCGGGCTCGCCTTGCCGAGGCTCTCGGCGAGGTCCGGGACGATCTCCAGACCCTCCTTGCCGGCAGCCGGCTTGAAGGACGTCAGGGTGCGGCCGTACAGGCGGGAGAAGTTCTGCACCCAGCCGTAGTACGTGTTGCCGGGGTCGAGGGAGTCGGGCTCGTCCGACATCTCCAGCTTGAGGGTCCCGCCCTGCTTGTCCGACGGGTTGACGATCGAGGTCAGCGCGGCGTCAGTGGCGCCGGAGCCGCCCTTGCCGCCTGTGCTGCCGCTGCTGTCGTCGTCGGAGCCGTTGCACGCGGACGCTCCGAGCATCAGGACCACAGCCGTGGCGACCAACGCGGTCGTTTTTCTGGTCTTCACCTGAGGAAATCCCCCTCGATCGATGGTTGCCGTGGCATGTCGCACGTCGTTGTGACGAGCGCCCGGGCACTACTACTTACTACGGGGGTCGAGCGCATCACGCAGCCCGTCTCCCAGCAGGTTGAAAGCCAGGACCGTGACGAAGATGGCCACGCCCGGCACGATCATGTACATCGGGTCGTTCCGGTAGAAGTCGATCGCGTTGGTGAGCATCCCGCCCCAGGAGGACTGCGGCGGCGCGATACCGACACCCAGATAGCTGAGACCCGCCTCGAAGAGGATGTTCGAGGGGATGAGCAGCGTGGAGTAGACCAGAATGGGCGCCACCAGGTTCGGCAGCAGCTCCCGGAAGAGAATGAAGGGGCCGCGGGCACCCAACGACCGTGCCGCTTCGACGAATTCGCGATTGCGCAGGCTCATGGTCTGGGCGCGGACGATGCGGCCCATGTACGGCCAGCTGAAGAAGCCGATCACGAAGATCAGTACGCCGATCCGCAGCGGCAGCCCTTCCAGGCCGAACGCGCCGTCCTGGAGCGCCGCCGAGATGGAGATCGCGAAGAGCAGCAGCGGGAACGCCAGGAAGGTGTCCATCATGCGGCTGATGACGGTGTCCACCCAGCCGCCGTAGAAGCCGGAGACCACACCGAAGAAGACGCCGATCACCACGGAGAGCAGGGTGGCTCCGACCGCGACGACCAGGGACACCCATGAGCCCTCGATGATCCGGGTCATGATGTCGCGGCCGTACTGCGGTTCGACGCCGAGCGGGTGGCTCCAGCTGATGCCGCCCCAGTCGCCCTTGGGGGCGAGCAGAGCGGGGTCGATGAGGTCCTGGTGGAACTCGTTGGGGTCCAGGCCGAAGACGGCCTGGATCGGCTTGGAAAGCACGGCGAGCAGGATCAGCAGGATGACAACGATGCCGCCGGCCACTGCCACCTTGTCGCGCTTGAAGCGCGTCCAGGCGATCCGTCCGAGCGAACGGCCTTCGATCTGGCTCTGTTTGACTCCCGTGAGTACTGCCTCCGGCTGCGCCTGGGCAGCCGAACCGGTGGTCTCGATCGGTGCGGTCACAGTGCCTCTGACCCCTCCCGCCGGCGGTGGCCGGCCCCTACTCGCCGCGGTGACGGCCTGGCGCGTGTCAGCCGCGGCGCTTACTGCGGCTGATGTGTTCGGTGCGATGAATGCGTCTGTGGAGTGACCGCCGGTGCAACCTCGTACAAAGGGCGGACGATCCCCACTAGCCGGGAGTCTTCAATGCCGTTGCGATCACCCGCCAGACCTGACGGGGAATGTTTGCTCAAACGTGATGCGGTCAGTGAGCTTCCGTTATCCGGACAGTTTGATCGAGTGAGCGGACCACTCGGCCGCTAATCCACCAGAACGGACATGACGCCCAACGGACTCTATTGGGTGGCTATTTGGGTGACCACGGCAGATGTCTTGTCCGCCGGATAGCCGTTTGTCCGGTCCTGGGAGGGGGCTCGCGCGGGCCTAGTAGGCGCGCGGGGCGGGGCCCGGGGACTGCGGGTAGCCGTAACCGGGAGCGACGACGGCGCCACGGCCGGCCGGGGCGTGCGGCTCGCGGTCGTAGAACGGACGGGCGTTGGCCCGCAGCCACATCGCGACCGGGTCGTACTCGTCGGCCATCGCGACCGTGGAGACCGGGAGTCCCTCCGGGACGGTGCCGATGGACTGCTGCATCATCGCCCGCACGGCGTCGACGGACGGCGCGCTCGTGTCGTACAGATCGAGTCCGATGGCGAGGTACGGGACGCCGAGCGCGGGCTGCACCCAGGCGCGGCGCAGCGAGCGGATCGCGGGGGTGCGGTGGGCGTTCTGCGTGAGCTGGGCGTAGAACTGCGGGATCTCGATGGCGGGTTCGCTGATCCGCAGCGGTCCGGCGGGCATCCGGTCGAGGCCGGTGGCGATCCGGCGGAGGTCCAGCCAGGGGATGCCCACGCCGCCACCGGGCGCGTGCGGGTTCAGCCAGATGCCCCAGCGGTCGGGGAACAGGGCGCGGGCGATGTCGCGGCCGCTGATGACCTCGTGGTCCCGGTTCCAGCCGCTGGCGGAAAGCTCCTGGGCGGAGGTGACGCAGGGGGCGTAGCCGAGGCCCTCGATCTCCATGTTGCCGTACTGGGCGTCGGGTGAGCCGGCCCGGCCGTGCCAGAGCAGCATCCAGATCCGGTCGGCCGCCAGGGCCTGGAGGAGTGCCTCGTACGCGTCGTAGCGCCCGGGCGTCACTTGGCGCAGCATGTGCTCGACCTGCCCGGCCTCCGCGCTGCCTGACGCACTCACCCTGGGTCCCGCCCCTCTTCGATCCAACGTCTCGGCCTGCCGCTTCCCGGGCTCTCGGGGACGGCGCGGTGCCGAGGCACCAGCCATCAAACCAGCTTATGCGGCGGCCCTGACACCGACTTGACTCCGCGGGCCACAGCCGTCGGCCCGCGGCGCCGGTCCCCTTGCCGTCCGGCTACTCGGCGGGGCGCTGATAGAAGGGCCGCACCCGTGCCCGCATCCAGTCGGCGACGGGGTCCTGGGCCACGTCGAGCAGCACCAGATTGACCGGCCAGGGCACCTCGACGCGCCCCAGCGCCCGGCCGAGGGCGTCCATGGGGGCGTTGCGGCCGGCGCCGTCCCAGGTGGAGAACTCGATGCCGACGAAGAGGACGGGGTCGCCGCCCTCGATGCTGGCCAGGGCGCGACGGGCGCTGAGCACGACGCCGCTCGCCTCGAACTCCCCGGCCGCGGCGGACAGGAAGTCGACGGGCTCCTGCTGCCAGTCCGGCTCGTACAGCCGGACCCGGCCGCCGCTGGACGGTCCGTCGAGCGGGGTGCGGCCGGTCCGGCAGAGCTCGGCGACGGCGGGCGGCGGCAGCGGCACGCCGACCGCGCCGCCCGGGTTCACCGCCATGCCGAGCTGCGGGGGCAGGCCCCGGGCGAACTCGCGGGCGGGGGCCACGGTGAACGACATGTGGGCGCCGACGCAGGTGAGGAACTGCTGTTCGGAGCTGAACACGGGGACGTACGGCGCGCCCTCGATGTCCAGCGTCGGCAGATCGAGGTCGGTGGCATCCGGCGAGCCGCCGTTGGGCAGGGGCACCCAGAGATGGCTGCGGCCGAGCACCTCCACCAGCCGGCCGCCCGCCTCCGGGCTGCCGAGCGAGGCGCTCAGCACTTCTTCGAGCTCGTTGGCCGGCCATCCGCCCTGCGGATGGGTCCGGGCCGGTGCCGGAATGTCCACTGTCTCCCTCTCTCACCCCATGTCGTGCAGCAAGAGATTAACGCCGCCCACCCGGGTCCCCGCCCACGCGCACACGCGCTGTCCAGCCTTCGGACGGCTTTGTCTCAGCCCTCACCCTGTGCGTCTGCGAATGTGATCCGCGTCAGCAGCCCCGCAGCCTCCCGGTCCAGCAGCACCGCCGAGGCGCATCCGAGCGGCAGCAGGCCCGACTCGGTGTCCCGCAGCAGCCGCCGCACGGCCCTGCGATGGCGGGCGAACGCATATCCGGAGACTCCGCGGCCGCGCTCGCGCTGCCCCTCCCGGGCCGTCCGCGGGGTGACGTCGAGCAGGACGAGGTGCAGGATGCGGCCGCGCCGCCGGGCGTCACGGGCCAGCCAGCCGCGCACCCAGGCCTGGGTGCCGCAGTCGTGGACGACGACCGAGACGCCGGAGCGCAGCACCCGCCACAGCCCCCAGTAGTGGGCGACGCGGACGAGCGGGCGGTAGAGGGCGTACGGGAGTAAGCGGGGCATCCGGGCCGCCCAGCGGTCCCTGGTGTCCTGGGAGTCGATGGCGTGCGCGGCGACGGTCCGCGCCATGAGGGTCGACTTGCCGCTGCCGGGCAGTCCGGAGACCACCACCACGTCGCCCGCCGAGAAGTGCAGGCTGCGCGGGCTGCGCCCGTCCCGCTCCCGCAGATCCCGCACGACAGGTGCGTGCGGTCCCACCCTCTCCCTGGTCGGCGCCCCCGGCTGCGCGGGCAGTGCGCCGTGCGCGACCCCCGCGGTCGTCGCGTACCGCTGCAACGTCATCGCCCTCCCCCTGTCGGCTGACCCACACCTGCCCAAGAAGTGTAAAGAAAAGGTAATGCGGCACAACCGTCCGACCCGCCGGATCCCGCCGGAGACCGGTATCGGTACCGGCCCCCCACTCTCCCGCAATGCGTGCGATGATGACCCGGTCAACTGCATATAGGCCGTTCGAATCCGCGCGGGAGAGTCCCGGCCACAGCGTGCCGGGCGCCGAAGGAGCAAGATCCTCCCTTGAATCTCTCAGGCCCCGTACCGCGTGGATGAGGCAGATCTGAAAAGCGAGTCGCCCTGCGGCTCCACCCAAGGTGCAAGCCGAACCCCTCCGGGGCCTCTCGGCGAACCTCTCAGGTTCCGATGACAGATGGGGAGGGATCGTCCTCGTCGTCATGCCCTGGGAGCCTTATCCATGAGCACCGCCCGCCTCACTGCCCTCGATGCCCTGCACCGTTCGCTGGGTGCGACCATGACCGACTTCGCGGGCTGGGACATGCCCCTGCGGTACGCCAGTGAGCGCGACGAGCACAACGCCGTCCGCACGAAGGCCGGCCTCTTCGACCTCTCGCACATGGGCGAGATCACCGTCACCGGCCCCGAGGCCGTGGCCCTGCTGAACTTCGCGCTCGTCGGCAACATCGGCACCGTCTCGGTGGGCCGCGCCCGCTACACGATGATCTGCGCCGAGGACGGCGGCATCCTGGACGACCTGATCGTCTACCGGCTGGGCGAGACCGAGTACATGGTCGTCGCCAACGCGGGCAACGCCCAGATCGTCCTGGACGCCCTGACCGCGCGCGCCGACGGCTTCGACGCCGAGGTGCGCGACGACCGCGACGCGTACGCGCTGCTCGCCGTCCAGGGCCCGGCGTCCCCCGCCATCCTCGCGGCCGTCACCGACGCCGACCTGGACGGTCTGAAGTACTACGCCGGGCTGCCGGGCACGGTCGCCGGGGTCCCCGCGCTGATCGCCCGTACCGGCTACACCGGCGAGGACGGCTTCGAGCTGTTCACCGCCCCCGAGCACGCCGAGCAGTTGTGGCGGGCCCTCACCGAGGCGGGCGCCTCCCGCGGCCTGATCCCGTGCGGGCTCTCCTGCCGCGACACGCTGCGCCTGGAGGCGGGCATGCCGCTGTACGGGCACGAGCTGACCACGGCGCTGACGCCGTTCGACGCCGGTCTGGGCCGGGTCGTGAAGTTCGAGAAGGAGGGCGACTTCGTCGGCCGCAAGGCCCTGGAGGCCGCCGCCGAGCGCGCCGAGACCGCCCCGCCCCGCAAGCTCGTCGGCCTGGTGGCCGAGGGCCGCCGGGTGCCGCGCGCCGGTTTCGCCGTCGTCGCCGACGGCCAGGTCATCGGCGAGGTCACCTCGGGCGCGCCCTCGCCCACGCTCGGCAAGCCGATCGCCATGGCATACGTCGACGCCGCACACGCCACGCCCGGCACCGCGGGCGTGGGGGTGGACATCCGGGGCAGCCACGAGCCGTACGAGGTCGTGGCGCTGCCGTTCTACAAGCGCCAGAAGTAGACGTAGGGCGGAACGGGCGCTGCGTAAGTGACGCAGTCCTGTCTCACACCGTAAGACCATCGTTCATCAGCACTCCCCCGCGTACAGGAGAATTCAGGTCATGAGCAACCCCCAGCAGCTGCGGTACAGCAAGGAGCACGAGTGGCTGTCGGCCGTCGAGGACGGTGTGGCCACGATCGGCATCACGGAGCACGCGGCCAACGCGCTCGGTGACGTCGTCTACGCCCAGCTCCCCGAGGTCGGTGACACGGTGACCGCGGGCGAGACCTGCGGCGAGCTGGAGTCGACCAAGTCGGTCAGCGACCTGTACTCGCCGGTGACCGGCGAGGTCACCGCATCGAACCAGGACGTCGTGGAGGACCCGTCGCTGGTGAACTCCGCTCCGTTCGAGGGCGGCTGGCTGTTCAAGGTACGCGTCGCGGAGGAGCCGGAGGACCTGCTCTCCGCCGACGAGTACACCGAGTTCTCCGGCAACTGAGACCCCAAGGGACCACCTGATGTCGCTTCTCAACTCCTCCCTCCACGAGCTGGACCCGGACGTCGCCGCCGCTGTCGACGCCGAGCTCCACCGTCAGCAGTCCACCCTCGAGATGATCGCCTCGGAGAACTTCGCTCCGGTCGCGGTCATGGAGGCCCAGGGCTCCGTCCTGACCAACAAGTACGCCGAGGGCTACCCCGGCCGCCGCTACTACGGCGGCTGTGAGCACGTCGACGTGGTCGAGCAGATCGCGATCGACCGCATCAAGGCGCTCTTCGGCGCCGAGGCGGCCAACGTGCAGCCGCACTCCGGTGCGCAGGCCAACGCCGCCGCGATGTTCGCGCTGCTGAAGCCGGGCGACACGATCATGGGCCTGAACCTGGCCCACGGCGGTCACCTGACCCACGGCATGAAGATCAACTTCTCCGGCAAGCTCTACAACGTGGTCCCGTACCACGTCGACGAGACCGGCACCGTGGACATGGCCGAGGTCGAGCGCCTGGCCAAGGAGTCCAAGCCGAAGCTGATCGTGGCCGGCTGGTCCGCCTACCCCCGCCAGCTGGACTTCGCCGCCTTCCGCCGCATCGCGGACGAGGTCGGCGCGTACCTGATGGTCGACATGGCGCACTTCGCCGGTCTCGTCGCCGCGGGCCTGCACCCCAACCCGGTGCCGCACGCCCACGTCGTCACGACCACCACGCACAAGACCCTCGGCGGTCCGCGCGGCGGCGTGATCCTCTCCACCCAGGAGCTCGCCAAGAAGATCAACTCGGCGGTCTTCCCGGGTCAGCAGGGCGGCCCGCTGGAGCACGTGATCGCGGCCAAGGCGGTCTCGTTCAAGGTCGCGGCGACCGAGGAGTTCAAGGAGCGCCAGCAGCGCACCCTCGACGGCGCCCGCATCCTCGCCGAGCGTCTGGTGCAGCCGGACGTCACCGAGGTCGGCGTCTCCGTCCTGTCCGGCGGCACGGACGTGCACCTGGTCCTCGTGGACCTGCGCAACTCCGAGCTGGACGGCCAGCAGGCCGAGGACCGGCTCCACGAGCTGGGCATCACGGTCAACCGGAACGCCATCCCCAACGACCCCCGGCCCCCGATGGTCACCTCGGGTCTGCGGATCGGCACGCCGGCGCTCGCCACCCGCGGTTTCCAGACGGAGGACTTCACCGAGGTCGCCGAGATCATCGCCTCCGCGCTGAAGCCGTCGTACGACGCGGACGACCTGAAGGCCCGCGTCGTCGCGCTCGCCGAGAAGTTCCCGCTGTACCCCGGTCTCAAGTAGTCCGACCGGCACGTTTGCGTATCGGGGAGGGGCACCGCGCACACTGAACAGTGAGCGCGGTGCCCCATCCCTTGCCCCCGCTCTTCGGGCCCACCCCGCCCGTACCGCACCACCCGGCAGACAACGACGTCTACCACTGCTTAGGAGTCACCCGTGGCCATCTCGGTCTTCGACCTGTTCTCGATCGGCATCGGCCCGTCCAGCTCCCATACGGTCGGCCCCATGCGCGCGGCCCGTATGTTCGCGCGCCGGCTGAAGAACGAGGGCCTGCTCGCCCACACCGTCTCGATACGCGCCGAACTCTTCGGCTCCCTCGGTGCCACCGGCCACGGCCACGGCACCCCCAAGGCCGTCCTGCTCGGCCTGGAGGGCGAGTCCCCCCGTACCGTCGACGTCGAGACGGCGGACGACCGGGTCGACGCGATCCGCTCCACCGGCCGGCTCAACCTCCTCGGCATGCACGAGATCGCCTTCGACGCCGACGAGCAGCTGATCCTGCACCGCCGCAAGGCGCTGCCGTACCACGCCAACGGCATGACGGTCTTCGCGTACGACCACGAGGGCGCCCTGCTCCTGGAGAAGACGTACTACTCGGTCGGCGGCGGCTTCGTCGTCGACGAGGACGCCGTCGGCGAGGACCGGATCGTCCTCGACGACACGGTCCTCAAGCACCCCTTCCGCACCGGCGACGAGCTGCTGCGCCTCGCCCGTGACACCGGCCTGTCGATCTCCTCGCTGATGCTGGAGAACGAGCGCGCCTGGCGCACGGAGGACGAGATCCGCTCCGGTCTGCTGGGCATCTGGCGCGCCATGCAGGCGTGCGTCTCCCGCGGCATGTCCCGCGAGGGCATCCTGCCCGGCGGCCTCAAGGTCCGCCGCCGCGCCGCGAACACCGCCCGCCAGCTGCGCGCCGAGGGCGACCCGCAGACCCACGCGATGGAGTGGATCACCCTCTACGCGATGGCGGTCAACGAGGAGAACGCCGCGGGCGGCCGCGTCGTCACCGCCCCGACGAACGGCGCGGCCGGCATCATCCCGGCGGTGCTGCACTACTACATGAACTTCGCGGCCGGCGGCGCGACCGAGGCGGAGAAGGACGACAGCGTCGTCCGCTTCCTCCTGTCCGCCGGCGCCATCGGCATGCTGTTCAAGGAGAACGCCTCCATCTCCGGCGCCGAGGTCGGCTGCCAGGGCGAGGTCGGCTCCGCCTGCTCCATGGCCGCGGGCGCCCTCGCCGAGGTCCTCGGCGGCACCCCCGAGCAGGTCGAGAACGCCGCCGAGATCGGCATGGAGCACAACCTCG
This genomic interval from Streptomyces sp. NBC_00464 contains the following:
- the glyA gene encoding serine hydroxymethyltransferase — protein: MSLLNSSLHELDPDVAAAVDAELHRQQSTLEMIASENFAPVAVMEAQGSVLTNKYAEGYPGRRYYGGCEHVDVVEQIAIDRIKALFGAEAANVQPHSGAQANAAAMFALLKPGDTIMGLNLAHGGHLTHGMKINFSGKLYNVVPYHVDETGTVDMAEVERLAKESKPKLIVAGWSAYPRQLDFAAFRRIADEVGAYLMVDMAHFAGLVAAGLHPNPVPHAHVVTTTTHKTLGGPRGGVILSTQELAKKINSAVFPGQQGGPLEHVIAAKAVSFKVAATEEFKERQQRTLDGARILAERLVQPDVTEVGVSVLSGGTDVHLVLVDLRNSELDGQQAEDRLHELGITVNRNAIPNDPRPPMVTSGLRIGTPALATRGFQTEDFTEVAEIIASALKPSYDADDLKARVVALAEKFPLYPGLK
- a CDS encoding L-serine ammonia-lyase, translating into MAISVFDLFSIGIGPSSSHTVGPMRAARMFARRLKNEGLLAHTVSIRAELFGSLGATGHGHGTPKAVLLGLEGESPRTVDVETADDRVDAIRSTGRLNLLGMHEIAFDADEQLILHRRKALPYHANGMTVFAYDHEGALLLEKTYYSVGGGFVVDEDAVGEDRIVLDDTVLKHPFRTGDELLRLARDTGLSISSLMLENERAWRTEDEIRSGLLGIWRAMQACVSRGMSREGILPGGLKVRRRAANTARQLRAEGDPQTHAMEWITLYAMAVNEENAAGGRVVTAPTNGAAGIIPAVLHYYMNFAAGGATEAEKDDSVVRFLLSAGAIGMLFKENASISGAEVGCQGEVGSACSMAAGALAEVLGGTPEQVENAAEIGMEHNLGLTCDPVGGLVQIPCIERNGMAAVKAVTAAKMALRGDGIHKVSLDKVIKTMKETGADMSVKYKETARGGLAVNIIEC